The genomic window TAATGATTTAGCATTCTGTTTAAAAATTATCTTGTTTTTAATCAACGGATTACAATTTTATTTAACTTTAATAAAAATAAAAACTATGAAAGTTATAAAATTCATTCTGTCTTTACTTTTCGGATTGATGTTCATTAATGCCGGATTAAACAAGTTCTTCAATTATATACCCATGGAAAAACCGACTCCCGAGCAAATGAAACTGTTTGCCGCATTCGGAGAGATTCATTGGCTGATGCCATTAGTAGGATTGGTAGAAGTTGTTGGGGGATTATTATTTATATTTCCAAAAACAAGAGCTTTAGGCGCAATCGTCATACTCCCTGTAATGGTAGGAATCGTTGTTCACGTTTTCACAATAGACAAATCTCCAATGGGAATGTCCATTGCCGGAGCTCTTTTCCTGATCAATCTTTGGATGATTATTGACAACAAAGAAAAATATAAAGCTTTAGTAAGCTGATAAAAAAGTGAATGGTCAATTCTGAATTCGCTTTGCTTGTCAATTTTTAAATTCACTTGCGTAGCAAATTGACAATTGACCATTGACAATACTATCATACAAATGCGCTGAAGCCTGTAATCGACCTTCCTACAATCAGTGAATTGATTTCTTTTGTTCCTTCATAGGAATAAATTGCTTCTGCATCGGCAACAAATCTTGCGACGTCATATTCAAGCAGGATTCCGTTTCCGCCCATTACTTCCCGGGCTCTGGAAACAACATCCCTAGTTCTCAGTGTACAGAAAACTTTGGCCAAGGAAGCGTGTTCATCTTTTAAAATTCCTTCGTCCTGCATTTCAGAAAGCCTGAAAACCATAGTCTGCATTGCCGTCAAATTCGACAGCATTTCCACCAAATGTCCCTGAATCATCTGAAAAGAAGCGATCGGTTTCCCAAACTGTTCTCTTTTTCTGGTATAATCTAAAGCGCTTTCATAGGCTCCTCTCGCACAACCTGTCGCCATCCAGGCAACTCCCGCTCTTGTCATTCTCAATACTTTTGCCGTATCTTTGAAGGAATTTGCGTTTTGCAAACGGTTTTCTTCTGTTACTAAACAGTCTTTCAATGTGATTAACCCGTTCTGAACAATTCTCAGCGCCATTTTTCCTTTAATTTTCTCAACAGAATAACCGGGATTATCTTTTTCAACAATAAAACCTTTCACTTCTCCATCATCCAGATCTCTTGCCCAGATAATAATTACATCAGCAAATGTTGCGTTTCCGATCCATTTTTTCTGACCATTAAGAATCCAGCCTTCAGGTGTTTTTTTACACGTTACCGTTAAACCTCCTGCTGCTCCGGAACCCACTTCAGGTTCTGTAAGACCAAAAGCTCCTATTTTTTCAAACTTTTGCATCTGGGGAAGCCATTTCTGTTTTTGCTCTTCCGAACCGCAAATGTAAATGGAACCCATTGATAATCCTGACTGTACTCCAAAAAAGGTAGCAATTGAAGCATCAACCCGCGCCATTTCCATAGCCAAAACTCCTTCCATTAAAAAAGGCATTCCGGGGCAGCCATACCCTTCATACGTTACTCCGCAGATATTTAATTTTTGAAATTTCGGAATCAGTTCAAATGGAAATTCATCTCGCAGCCAATAATGATTCACCAGCGGTTTTACTTCTTTTTCCATGAAAGCTCTTACCTGAAGCTGAACTTCCCGTTGTTCCGGGCTCAGCGTATGGTAAATATCATAGAAATCCCCATCAATTGGAGGCAACTCTTTCTTCTTTTTATTCGGATCGAGCATTTTCATCAAACCTCCAAGCTGTTTATCATCGAGTTTTGAGAAATTCTGCATCAGCTTGGGCAGGTCAACCTTTTGCGAAATGGCACTCAACTGATCAAAGTCTATAGCTCTGAATAATTCTATCGCGTTTCTGATTTTGGAAAAAGTATTTGACATAGTAATTGATGTGTGTTTGATTTGTAAAAGTTAAGCAAAAATTACTCCGAAAACAAGACTCTTCTTTCGAATTTATTTTACAAAAGTCTGATTTTTAAATATTTAAAAATCATTTTCTCTTTACAAAGTTTTTACCCTCAATTTTCAAACATTACAAATAATTCCGTCTGAACTTTGGGATAAGCAAAACATTAAAAATCAACGTTATGAAAACCACTTACATCAGATTATCTATCGCTACAGCGCTTTTATTAGGAATTTATTCATGCAAAAAAGGAGAAGCCACTGCTTCTGATTTAGAAGCTTATGCTACAACAGATTCTGCAGCAACAATTGTTTCAGACAGTATTTCTTCTGCTGCTACCATGAAAGTAAAAGATAAGCAGTTCATTAAAACGGCAGATGTGAATATGGAAGTAAAGGACGTTTATGATGCTACCATTTCCATTGAAAAATCGGTTCAGGAACTGGGAGGGTTTGTCACTCACAGCGATCTGAAAAGCAATGTTATTTCGGAAGACACTTACAATACTTCGAATGAAGAAGCGATGCTGGTAAAAAAATACCAATCGGAAAACAGGATGCAAGTGAGAGTTCCAACTGCCAAACTGGGAGAGTTTTTAAGCCTGATGAATGATAAAAAACTGTTTCTGAATTCAAGATCCATTAACGCGGAAGATGTGACTTCAAGCATAAAATATGCGGAGCTTGAAGGAAAAAGAATTAAAAAAACTGGTGAAAATATTTCCCAGCTGAAGACCAATAAAGACAAAGTAAAACTGGATGATGAAAATATATCTGAAAGCAACCAGCAGCAATTGGCAAATATGGATATGACTGACAATTTAAAATACAGCACCGTTGACATTTACATTAAAGAACCCAAGATAAGAGTTGCAGAAATCGCCATTACAAACACCAAAAGTATTGATGATAAATATAAATTCAGTTTCATCTACAGCGCAAAATCAGCTTTTGTGGAAGGATATTATTTAATTCAAAGAATTATTGTCGGATTAATCACGATCTGGCCAATATTATTGATCGGGGCCGCTGTTTTATTTCTTTACAAAAAAAGAAAATCGGCAAAACCTCAACAAAATATTTCAAAGTAAAGCTTTCCTAATCATTATGATTATCTACATATTTTTAAATTTTACTGACCTTCGGATTTCCGGAGGTTTTTTATTTTTTTCAAAAAAAACTGTAACGATTGCAACGGCACCTTTACCTACTGTTTAAAAGAATAAAAAATCAATTAAAAAATAACCGTATGAAAAATTTAGTAAAACTAGGATTCGCTGCATTAATGACAATTGCTTCTATCAATGTAACTGCTCAAAATAAAAATGAAGATCGTGAAAACAGCATTCTTTGGGAAGTGACAGGAAACGGACTTTCAAAACCTTCTTATATCACAGGAACCTGCCACATTATGTGCAGCAAAGATTTTGAAATAAAACCCAAAGTATTTAAAGCTCTTGAAAA from Chryseobacterium camelliae includes these protein-coding regions:
- a CDS encoding acyl-CoA dehydrogenase family protein; translated protein: MSNTFSKIRNAIELFRAIDFDQLSAISQKVDLPKLMQNFSKLDDKQLGGLMKMLDPNKKKKELPPIDGDFYDIYHTLSPEQREVQLQVRAFMEKEVKPLVNHYWLRDEFPFELIPKFQKLNICGVTYEGYGCPGMPFLMEGVLAMEMARVDASIATFFGVQSGLSMGSIYICGSEEQKQKWLPQMQKFEKIGAFGLTEPEVGSGAAGGLTVTCKKTPEGWILNGQKKWIGNATFADVIIIWARDLDDGEVKGFIVEKDNPGYSVEKIKGKMALRIVQNGLITLKDCLVTEENRLQNANSFKDTAKVLRMTRAGVAWMATGCARGAYESALDYTRKREQFGKPIASFQMIQGHLVEMLSNLTAMQTMVFRLSEMQDEGILKDEHASLAKVFCTLRTRDVVSRAREVMGGNGILLEYDVARFVADAEAIYSYEGTKEINSLIVGRSITGFSAFV
- a CDS encoding DUF4349 domain-containing protein, which encodes MKTTYIRLSIATALLLGIYSCKKGEATASDLEAYATTDSAATIVSDSISSAATMKVKDKQFIKTADVNMEVKDVYDATISIEKSVQELGGFVTHSDLKSNVISEDTYNTSNEEAMLVKKYQSENRMQVRVPTAKLGEFLSLMNDKKLFLNSRSINAEDVTSSIKYAELEGKRIKKTGENISQLKTNKDKVKLDDENISESNQQQLANMDMTDNLKYSTVDIYIKEPKIRVAEIAITNTKSIDDKYKFSFIYSAKSAFVEGYYLIQRIIVGLITIWPILLIGAAVLFLYKKRKSAKPQQNISK
- a CDS encoding DoxX family protein; its protein translation is MKVIKFILSLLFGLMFINAGLNKFFNYIPMEKPTPEQMKLFAAFGEIHWLMPLVGLVEVVGGLLFIFPKTRALGAIVILPVMVGIVVHVFTIDKSPMGMSIAGALFLINLWMIIDNKEKYKALVS